Proteins encoded within one genomic window of Panicum virgatum strain AP13 chromosome 1N, P.virgatum_v5, whole genome shotgun sequence:
- the LOC120655069 gene encoding sterol 3-beta-glucosyltransferase UGT80B1-like isoform X3, producing MAGGGGGGRPRAVFMAFGTRGDVFPVAALAAAFARDQQQYAVVFITHSAHRSLSAHLAASNVRYIPVSSPPVLAAEKVENISGGSQSNHEDESFSSRKMIIQMEHRKECLSSVEEVFGDDPSTNGDFVVINFFALEGWHIAELFQVKCIIAAPYFLPYSAPSSFQRQFKHNFPLLYKYFQEAPANTDPVTNLPLWHVREESPLLLYGFSKEIVECPGYWPSSAHACGFWFLPTAWQFSCDKCMELSRNMNFSLGSVMCAKHSSMEHFLVGNSYSSRPIFVGLSSIGSMGFLRNPKAFLMVLKAAIESTDYRFILISSGYQPLDSAIRSIASSVTESSEAEASSLSDDSILLFNGRLFCFSGSVPYSWLFPRCAAAIHHAGSGSTAAALLAGIPQVVCPFLLDQFYWAERLHWLGVAPAPLQRQHLIPDNDDPSSIHNAAEMLRGAIKSALLPEIKAQATRIADRLSFEDGIGEALRNLKDRVLVQDQPEV from the exons atggctggcggcggcggcggcggccggcctcgCGCCGTCTTCATGGCCTTCGGCACCCGAGGCGACGTCTTCCCTGTGGCA GCGCTTGCTGCCGCTTTTGCGCGTGACCAACAGCAGTATGCTGTGGTGTTCATCACCCATTCCGCGCACCGG AGCTTGTCAGCACATCTAGCAGCCAGCAACGTCAGATACATTCCTGTGTCAAGCCCACCTGTCCTTGCCGCCGAAAAGGTTGAGAATATCTCAG GTGGTTCTCAATCAAATCATGAGGATGAGTCCTTCTCGTCACGGAAAATGATCATTCAGATGGAGCATAGGAAAGAATGTTTGTCTTCTGTGGAAGAGGTGTTTGGGGATGATCCAAGCACTAATGGGGATTTTGTTGTTATCAATTTCTTTGCTTTG GAAGGCTGGCACATTGCAGAATTATTCCAAGTTAAGTGCATCATTGCTGCTCCTTATTTTCTTCCATATAG tgcTCCTTCATCATTCCAGCGCCAATTTAAACATAATTTTCCTCTACTGTACAAGTACTTCCAAGAAGCTCCCGCAAATACG GATCCAGTAACTAATCTTCCTTTGTGGCATGTGCGGGAGGAGTCACCATTGTTGCT GTATGGTTTCAGCAAAGAAATTGTGGAGTGCCCAG GATATTGGCCATCAAGTGCTCATGCTTGTggcttttggtttcttcctacAGCTTGGCAATTTTCTTGTGACAAATGCATGGAGTTGTCTAGAAATATGAATTTTTCACTTGGGAGTGTTATGTGTGCAAAACATTCTTCCATGGAACACTTCCTCGTGGGGAATTCCTATTCATCAAGGCCTATATTTGTAGGATTAAGTTCCATTGGTAG CATGGGTTTTCTTAGAAATCCTAAAGCATTTCTTATGGTGCTTAAAGCTGCCATAGAGTCGACGGACTACAGATTCATACTTATCTCGTCTGGATACCAGCCATTGGATTCTGCAATCCGGTCTATTGCTTCTTCGGTAACCGAATCAAGTGAGGCAGAGGCATCTTCTCTAAGTGATGATAGCATTCTCCTTTTTAACGGTCGACTTTTCTGCTTTTCCGG ATCAGTACCATACAGCTGGCTCTTTCCTAGATGTGCAGCTGCTATTCACCATGCTGGCAG TGGATCTACAGCTGCAGCACTACTTGCTGGAATCCCACAG GTAGTATGCCCTTTCCTGCTGGACCAATTTTACTGGGCAGAGAGGCTACACTGGTTAGGAGTGGCGCCTGCACCCCTACAAAGACAACATCTAATCCCAGATAATGATGACCCCTCGAGCATTCACAATGCTGCAGAGATGCTACGTGGAGCCATCAAATCAGCGTTGTTACCAGAAATTAAAGCTCAGGCAACAAGAATTGCCGATAGGCTTTCTTTTGAG GACGGGATTGGAGAAGCCCTGAGGAACTTGAAGGATAGAGTGTTGGTTCAGGATCAACCTGAGGTGTAA
- the LOC120655070 gene encoding uncharacterized protein LOC120655070 has translation MARHLALHLHAIAAAASGGGHHPGATAVAAFLAVCALALALCASHSAPGAARLRRALASVSRRRTEPVIAAVHQVQPGDGEASPCVWQKGILMGGKCQLPDFSGVINYDPAGNLVAPARPGRAVPAALGW, from the coding sequence ATGGCGCGCCACCTCGCGCTGCACCTACACGCgatcgccgcggcggcgtccggcggcggccaccaccccggcgccacggcggtggcggcgttccTGGCGGTGTgcgcgctggcgctggcgctgTGCGCGTCGCACTCGgcgcccggcgcggcgcggctgcggCGCGCGCTGGCGAGCGTGAGCCGGCGGCGCACGGAGCCCGTGATCGCGGCCGTGCACCAGGTGCagcccggcgacggcgaggcgtcGCCGTGCGTCTGGCAGAAGGGCATCCTCATGGGCGGCAAGTGCCAGCTCCCGGACTTCTCCGGCGTCATCAACTACGACCCCGCCGGCAACCTCGtcgcgcccgcccgccccggccgcgccgtgccggcggcgctcggctggtga
- the LOC120655069 gene encoding sterol 3-beta-glucosyltransferase UGT80B1-like isoform X4, which produces MAGGGGGGRPRAVFMAFGTRGDVFPVAALAAAFARDQQQYAVVFITHSAHRSLSAHLAASNVRYIPVSSPPVLAAEKVENISGGSQSNHEDESFSSRKMIIQMEHRKECLSSVEEVFGDDPSTNGDFVVINFFALEGWHIAELFQVKCIIAAPYFLPYSAPSSFQRQFKHNFPLLYKYFQEAPANTDPVTNLPLWHVREESPLLLYGFSKEIVECPAWQFSCDKCMELSRNMNFSLGSVMCAKHSSMEHFLVGNSYSSRPIFVGLSSIGSMGFLRNPKAFLMVLKAAIESTDYRFILISSGYQPLDSAIRSIASSVTESSEAEASSLSDDSILLFNGRLFCFSGSVPYSWLFPRCAAAIHHAGSGSTAAALLAGIPQVVCPFLLDQFYWAERLHWLGVAPAPLQRQHLIPDNDDPSSIHNAAEMLRGAIKSALLPEIKAQATRIADRLSFEDGIGEALRNLKDRVLVQDQPEV; this is translated from the exons atggctggcggcggcggcggcggccggcctcgCGCCGTCTTCATGGCCTTCGGCACCCGAGGCGACGTCTTCCCTGTGGCA GCGCTTGCTGCCGCTTTTGCGCGTGACCAACAGCAGTATGCTGTGGTGTTCATCACCCATTCCGCGCACCGG AGCTTGTCAGCACATCTAGCAGCCAGCAACGTCAGATACATTCCTGTGTCAAGCCCACCTGTCCTTGCCGCCGAAAAGGTTGAGAATATCTCAG GTGGTTCTCAATCAAATCATGAGGATGAGTCCTTCTCGTCACGGAAAATGATCATTCAGATGGAGCATAGGAAAGAATGTTTGTCTTCTGTGGAAGAGGTGTTTGGGGATGATCCAAGCACTAATGGGGATTTTGTTGTTATCAATTTCTTTGCTTTG GAAGGCTGGCACATTGCAGAATTATTCCAAGTTAAGTGCATCATTGCTGCTCCTTATTTTCTTCCATATAG tgcTCCTTCATCATTCCAGCGCCAATTTAAACATAATTTTCCTCTACTGTACAAGTACTTCCAAGAAGCTCCCGCAAATACG GATCCAGTAACTAATCTTCCTTTGTGGCATGTGCGGGAGGAGTCACCATTGTTGCT GTATGGTTTCAGCAAAGAAATTGTGGAGTGCCCAG CTTGGCAATTTTCTTGTGACAAATGCATGGAGTTGTCTAGAAATATGAATTTTTCACTTGGGAGTGTTATGTGTGCAAAACATTCTTCCATGGAACACTTCCTCGTGGGGAATTCCTATTCATCAAGGCCTATATTTGTAGGATTAAGTTCCATTGGTAG CATGGGTTTTCTTAGAAATCCTAAAGCATTTCTTATGGTGCTTAAAGCTGCCATAGAGTCGACGGACTACAGATTCATACTTATCTCGTCTGGATACCAGCCATTGGATTCTGCAATCCGGTCTATTGCTTCTTCGGTAACCGAATCAAGTGAGGCAGAGGCATCTTCTCTAAGTGATGATAGCATTCTCCTTTTTAACGGTCGACTTTTCTGCTTTTCCGG ATCAGTACCATACAGCTGGCTCTTTCCTAGATGTGCAGCTGCTATTCACCATGCTGGCAG TGGATCTACAGCTGCAGCACTACTTGCTGGAATCCCACAG GTAGTATGCCCTTTCCTGCTGGACCAATTTTACTGGGCAGAGAGGCTACACTGGTTAGGAGTGGCGCCTGCACCCCTACAAAGACAACATCTAATCCCAGATAATGATGACCCCTCGAGCATTCACAATGCTGCAGAGATGCTACGTGGAGCCATCAAATCAGCGTTGTTACCAGAAATTAAAGCTCAGGCAACAAGAATTGCCGATAGGCTTTCTTTTGAG GACGGGATTGGAGAAGCCCTGAGGAACTTGAAGGATAGAGTGTTGGTTCAGGATCAACCTGAGGTGTAA
- the LOC120655069 gene encoding sterol 3-beta-glucosyltransferase UGT80B1-like isoform X2 produces MAGGGGGGRPRAVFMAFGTRGDVFPVAALAAAFARDQQQYAVVFITHSAHRSLSAHLAASNVRYIPVSSPPVLAAEKVENISGGSQSNHEDESFSSRKMIIQMEHRKECLSSVEEVFGDDPSTNGDFVVINFFALEGWHIAELFQVKCIIAAPYFLPYSAPSSFQRQFKHNFPLLYKYFQEAPANTVCWTDIIHWMWALFTESWGSWRSNYLNLSPIPFTDPVTNLPLWHVREESPLLLYGFSKEIVECPAWQFSCDKCMELSRNMNFSLGSVMCAKHSSMEHFLVGNSYSSRPIFVGLSSIGSMGFLRNPKAFLMVLKAAIESTDYRFILISSGYQPLDSAIRSIASSVTESSEAEASSLSDDSILLFNGRLFCFSGSVPYSWLFPRCAAAIHHAGSGSTAAALLAGIPQVVCPFLLDQFYWAERLHWLGVAPAPLQRQHLIPDNDDPSSIHNAAEMLRGAIKSALLPEIKAQATRIADRLSFEDGIGEALRNLKDRVLVQDQPEV; encoded by the exons atggctggcggcggcggcggcggccggcctcgCGCCGTCTTCATGGCCTTCGGCACCCGAGGCGACGTCTTCCCTGTGGCA GCGCTTGCTGCCGCTTTTGCGCGTGACCAACAGCAGTATGCTGTGGTGTTCATCACCCATTCCGCGCACCGG AGCTTGTCAGCACATCTAGCAGCCAGCAACGTCAGATACATTCCTGTGTCAAGCCCACCTGTCCTTGCCGCCGAAAAGGTTGAGAATATCTCAG GTGGTTCTCAATCAAATCATGAGGATGAGTCCTTCTCGTCACGGAAAATGATCATTCAGATGGAGCATAGGAAAGAATGTTTGTCTTCTGTGGAAGAGGTGTTTGGGGATGATCCAAGCACTAATGGGGATTTTGTTGTTATCAATTTCTTTGCTTTG GAAGGCTGGCACATTGCAGAATTATTCCAAGTTAAGTGCATCATTGCTGCTCCTTATTTTCTTCCATATAG tgcTCCTTCATCATTCCAGCGCCAATTTAAACATAATTTTCCTCTACTGTACAAGTACTTCCAAGAAGCTCCCGCAAATACG GTCTGCTGGACAGACATTATCCACTGGATGTGGGCACTCTTTACAGAAAGTTGGGGATCGTGGAGAAGCAATTATTTAAACCTTAGCCCTATTCCTTTCACA GATCCAGTAACTAATCTTCCTTTGTGGCATGTGCGGGAGGAGTCACCATTGTTGCT GTATGGTTTCAGCAAAGAAATTGTGGAGTGCCCAG CTTGGCAATTTTCTTGTGACAAATGCATGGAGTTGTCTAGAAATATGAATTTTTCACTTGGGAGTGTTATGTGTGCAAAACATTCTTCCATGGAACACTTCCTCGTGGGGAATTCCTATTCATCAAGGCCTATATTTGTAGGATTAAGTTCCATTGGTAG CATGGGTTTTCTTAGAAATCCTAAAGCATTTCTTATGGTGCTTAAAGCTGCCATAGAGTCGACGGACTACAGATTCATACTTATCTCGTCTGGATACCAGCCATTGGATTCTGCAATCCGGTCTATTGCTTCTTCGGTAACCGAATCAAGTGAGGCAGAGGCATCTTCTCTAAGTGATGATAGCATTCTCCTTTTTAACGGTCGACTTTTCTGCTTTTCCGG ATCAGTACCATACAGCTGGCTCTTTCCTAGATGTGCAGCTGCTATTCACCATGCTGGCAG TGGATCTACAGCTGCAGCACTACTTGCTGGAATCCCACAG GTAGTATGCCCTTTCCTGCTGGACCAATTTTACTGGGCAGAGAGGCTACACTGGTTAGGAGTGGCGCCTGCACCCCTACAAAGACAACATCTAATCCCAGATAATGATGACCCCTCGAGCATTCACAATGCTGCAGAGATGCTACGTGGAGCCATCAAATCAGCGTTGTTACCAGAAATTAAAGCTCAGGCAACAAGAATTGCCGATAGGCTTTCTTTTGAG GACGGGATTGGAGAAGCCCTGAGGAACTTGAAGGATAGAGTGTTGGTTCAGGATCAACCTGAGGTGTAA
- the LOC120655069 gene encoding sterol 3-beta-glucosyltransferase UGT80B1-like isoform X1: MAGGGGGGRPRAVFMAFGTRGDVFPVAALAAAFARDQQQYAVVFITHSAHRSLSAHLAASNVRYIPVSSPPVLAAEKVENISGGSQSNHEDESFSSRKMIIQMEHRKECLSSVEEVFGDDPSTNGDFVVINFFALEGWHIAELFQVKCIIAAPYFLPYSAPSSFQRQFKHNFPLLYKYFQEAPANTVCWTDIIHWMWALFTESWGSWRSNYLNLSPIPFTDPVTNLPLWHVREESPLLLYGFSKEIVECPGYWPSSAHACGFWFLPTAWQFSCDKCMELSRNMNFSLGSVMCAKHSSMEHFLVGNSYSSRPIFVGLSSIGSMGFLRNPKAFLMVLKAAIESTDYRFILISSGYQPLDSAIRSIASSVTESSEAEASSLSDDSILLFNGRLFCFSGSVPYSWLFPRCAAAIHHAGSGSTAAALLAGIPQVVCPFLLDQFYWAERLHWLGVAPAPLQRQHLIPDNDDPSSIHNAAEMLRGAIKSALLPEIKAQATRIADRLSFEDGIGEALRNLKDRVLVQDQPEV; this comes from the exons atggctggcggcggcggcggcggccggcctcgCGCCGTCTTCATGGCCTTCGGCACCCGAGGCGACGTCTTCCCTGTGGCA GCGCTTGCTGCCGCTTTTGCGCGTGACCAACAGCAGTATGCTGTGGTGTTCATCACCCATTCCGCGCACCGG AGCTTGTCAGCACATCTAGCAGCCAGCAACGTCAGATACATTCCTGTGTCAAGCCCACCTGTCCTTGCCGCCGAAAAGGTTGAGAATATCTCAG GTGGTTCTCAATCAAATCATGAGGATGAGTCCTTCTCGTCACGGAAAATGATCATTCAGATGGAGCATAGGAAAGAATGTTTGTCTTCTGTGGAAGAGGTGTTTGGGGATGATCCAAGCACTAATGGGGATTTTGTTGTTATCAATTTCTTTGCTTTG GAAGGCTGGCACATTGCAGAATTATTCCAAGTTAAGTGCATCATTGCTGCTCCTTATTTTCTTCCATATAG tgcTCCTTCATCATTCCAGCGCCAATTTAAACATAATTTTCCTCTACTGTACAAGTACTTCCAAGAAGCTCCCGCAAATACG GTCTGCTGGACAGACATTATCCACTGGATGTGGGCACTCTTTACAGAAAGTTGGGGATCGTGGAGAAGCAATTATTTAAACCTTAGCCCTATTCCTTTCACA GATCCAGTAACTAATCTTCCTTTGTGGCATGTGCGGGAGGAGTCACCATTGTTGCT GTATGGTTTCAGCAAAGAAATTGTGGAGTGCCCAG GATATTGGCCATCAAGTGCTCATGCTTGTggcttttggtttcttcctacAGCTTGGCAATTTTCTTGTGACAAATGCATGGAGTTGTCTAGAAATATGAATTTTTCACTTGGGAGTGTTATGTGTGCAAAACATTCTTCCATGGAACACTTCCTCGTGGGGAATTCCTATTCATCAAGGCCTATATTTGTAGGATTAAGTTCCATTGGTAG CATGGGTTTTCTTAGAAATCCTAAAGCATTTCTTATGGTGCTTAAAGCTGCCATAGAGTCGACGGACTACAGATTCATACTTATCTCGTCTGGATACCAGCCATTGGATTCTGCAATCCGGTCTATTGCTTCTTCGGTAACCGAATCAAGTGAGGCAGAGGCATCTTCTCTAAGTGATGATAGCATTCTCCTTTTTAACGGTCGACTTTTCTGCTTTTCCGG ATCAGTACCATACAGCTGGCTCTTTCCTAGATGTGCAGCTGCTATTCACCATGCTGGCAG TGGATCTACAGCTGCAGCACTACTTGCTGGAATCCCACAG GTAGTATGCCCTTTCCTGCTGGACCAATTTTACTGGGCAGAGAGGCTACACTGGTTAGGAGTGGCGCCTGCACCCCTACAAAGACAACATCTAATCCCAGATAATGATGACCCCTCGAGCATTCACAATGCTGCAGAGATGCTACGTGGAGCCATCAAATCAGCGTTGTTACCAGAAATTAAAGCTCAGGCAACAAGAATTGCCGATAGGCTTTCTTTTGAG GACGGGATTGGAGAAGCCCTGAGGAACTTGAAGGATAGAGTGTTGGTTCAGGATCAACCTGAGGTGTAA